A region of the Clostridium estertheticum subsp. estertheticum genome:
TGTGTAACCGCTCCAACAATTTTATTGTTTTGAATTATTGGACTACCACTCATACCTTGTACTATGCCTCCTGTTTTCTCTAAAAGTCTAGGATCTGTTATTTTAATTATCATGCTTTTTGAGCCTGGTATATCTTGTGATAATAGCTTTTGAATTTCTATTTTAAATAATTCTGGTTCATTACCATTAATAGTAGTTAAAATTTGCGCTTCGCCTTCTTTTATCTCATTTCTAAGACCTATTTTCATAGGTTTATTAAATTTATTGTTTATAAGACTTTCACTTCCATTTCCAAATATACCACATTGTGTATTATTTATTAATTGACCTTTTATTTTATTTTCATCTATAAAAAGTCCTCTTAACTCTCCTGGTGTTCCTCTAGTACCTTTTTTTATAGAAACTATATTAGAAGATATTATTACACCATTATTAATACTTAATATTGTTCCAGTATCAGAATCTGTAATCGGGTGGCCTAACGCTGCAAACTTGTTAGTTCTACTATCATACAATGTTAACGTCCCAACGCCAGCGGTAGAATCTCTTACCCATAACCCAATTTTTTGTTTACCATCTGTGGAATCAATAGTAGGTTTAACCTTTATATCAAAAATCTTTGAACCATTTCTACGCTGTATTTTAAGAGTAAGCTCCGGATTTTTTTCTTTATTAACAAATCTACTTATATCTTCAGCGTGATTTATAACAATATTATTTATTTTTATTATACTATCTCCTATTTCTACACCGGCATTTGAAGCAGGACTTTGTGTTTTACCATTAACACCATCAATATCAGATAAAGCTACTACTAAAACGCCCTTAGTATTTAGTTTAACACCAATTGGTTGCCCTCCTGGATAAACCATTATATCCTTATTTTTCGTTACAAAAGTTAATTTTGCTTTTAACATATTATCTGTATCTTCTTTAACTTTTTTGCCTTTTTCAATTATATAATGATTTGAAAGAACATTATTTGTATTTACTTTTGCATTTATAATGTTGTTAGAATATAAAGTTTGTATTGGTTTGTCAAATGCAGAAACAGCTATACTTTGGTTGCAGACACCTAAAGCAATTATTAGTATTGGTGTTATAAGTAAGCAAAATATATTCAATCTTTTTTTCATAAGCTTTATCTCCTTTTCTCTTATAGTTATAAATTTAAGTTACCCTCACAATCTCATATTATGCTATAATATTAATTCAAAAATAGTCAAAGACATAGATTCAAAACTAAATTATGATAAATTACATTTCATTAAATTTGATTATAATATTACCCACATTTAGAATTTTATAAAATTTATATAATTATTAAAAATAACAAAGTTTATAATGCCACTAACTTTAAAATCAAAAAAATAAAGCCACATATAATGACTTTATTTTTCCCTATTAAATAAATATTTATTACTAATTCTTATAAAAATTAAAACTATTTTTTCTTTCGATTATTGGCCAAATTTATCATTTCCTTAGAGTTTTCTAATGTTAACTTAGTAACCTCTGTGCCGCCTATCATTCTAGCTATTTCTTGTTGCTTTTCATTATCATTCATTCGTATAATATTAGTATATGTTTTATCATTTATAACATTTTTGGATATTAGATAATTTATATCTGCCATACTAGCTATTTGTGGCAAATGTGTTACGCAAAAAATTTGATGGTTTAATGATATTATATACATTTTCTCTGCAACACATTGCGCAATCCTGCCACTAATGCCAGTATCTATTTCATCAAATATAACAGTGGGTATTTCATCCTTATCTACGAACACAGTTTTAAGTGCAAGCATAATACGTGATAATTCTCCCCCAGATACTATTTCTTCTAAAGGATTTAATGGTTCACCTGGGTTGGTAGCTATACAAAATTGAACTTTATCACAACCATTTTTATAAAATTCATCTGTAAGTTTTACTTCAATAAAAAATTTACTTTTTTCAAGTCCAATATAATTAAGCTCATCTTTTATTTTATTTTGAAGTTTTTTTGCTGTTTCACATCTAATTTCATGAATTTCATCTGCTATAATTCTCATTTCACCCTCAAGAGCTATTTTTTCTTTTTTAAGAGAAGTGATTATTTCACTACTATTAGTTAATTCTTCATACTCAACATCAATTTTATCTCTATATTCATAAATTTCTTTTATAGTAGATCCATACTTCTTCTTACAATTATTAATTTGGCTTATTCTACTATTCATATATTCCAATTCTTTTTCATCATAATAAATTGACTCTTTTAAGTCTCTAATTTCTGTAATACTTTCCTCAATATTAAAATAACTTTCTTCAATAGAATCTGCAATTTCTTTTATTTTATCCATATGTTTTTCAATAGTTCGAAGTTCTTTTATGGCAATAGCTAAATTATACAATACTGATGGATTTTCCTCATCACTAGTGTATAATAATTGATAACTTATTGATAAATGCTTCTCCAAGTTTTCAGAATTACTAACTATTGCATATTTTTCTAAAAGTTCCTCATCTTCACCAATTTTGAGATTAGCATTTTTAATCTCTTCTAACTGATAATTTAAAAAATCAATTCTCTTATCTCGTTCTCCTTCATTACCTTCAAGTTTAATAATTCTATTTTTTATACTAATCATTCTTGTATATTGGTCATTATATTCAATTATAGCCGTTCTAAGCCTCTCATTACCAAAAGAATCCACATAAAATATATGATTAGCTTTATCTAATAAATTATGGTTATCATGTTGACCATGAATATCTAGTAGATTTTTACTAATATATTTAACTTTTGAGAGTAGCAATGATTTACCATTAACTTTAGCAATACTTTTCCCAGATTGAAAAGTTTCACGACTTATGAATACTGTATCCTCATAATCAATATCCATCTCTTCTAAAACATCCCTATTGTTTTGGTTATCTATGGTAAAAATAGCCTCTACATAAGTTTTATTTTCCCCTGTTCTAATTAAGCTCTTATTAAATTTACCCCCTAATACATAATTTATAGCATCAATTAAAATTGATTTTCCTGCTCCAGTTTCACCTGAAAGAACATTAAAACCTCTTTCAAAATTAATGCTTAATTTTTCAATTAGGGCAAAATTCATAATATTTAATTGTAGGAGCATACTTATTCCTCCTATTCACTAATCATTTTTTTAACCTTTTGAATTATATCTTTACAGTCTTCTTCGTTTCTAACTAAAATAAAAATAGTGTTATCTCCAGCTACCGTCCCTACAATCCCACTGAATTTCAAAGAATCTAAGGCTTCAGCTGCGGCAGCGCCAGCTCCTGATATTGTCTTAAGTACTATAAATTTATCTACATTATCAACATACAAAACGGTTTGAGAAAAAATGTTAACCAATTTATTTGATAAAAAACTATCACCCGGAGAACTAGTCGAATATATATGAGTTCCATGTGCATTCATAACCTTAATTAATTTTAGTTCTTTTATATCTCTAGAAACAGTTGCTTGAGTAATATCAAACCCATTGTTTTTTAATTCTTGTGCTAACTGTTCTTGAGTTTCAACATCTTTTGACTGAATGATCTCAATTATTTTTGCATGACGCGATATCTTCATCTTTTTCTCCTTCACAATCTGCTGTTCTAGAAATTATTTTTTTCCTCAGTATACCAAAATAATTATAATCATTAAATTTAACTAATCTACATTTTTGCTCTGAAACACTTACCAGTATTTTCTCATAGCTATTTAATTTTATTGCTCTTTGACCATCTAATGTCAAAAATATGCTTTCATGTTCACATTTTATATTTACAGATATTTCACTTTTACTATCTAGCACTATAGTTCTCATAGATAACGATAATGGACAAATAGGTGTTACCTCTATAACATCTAGGTTAGGATATATTATAGGTCCTCCTGCTGATAGGGAGTATGCTGTAGATCCTGTTGGTGTAGCTATTATAAGTCCATCACCTGTAAAATCGATGTAAAACTTATTATCTATATGAAGTTCATATTTAACAACTCTCGCAAGTGTTCCCTTTGATACAACAATATCATTAAGTGCCGTATATTTTTCAAGTTCATTCCTATTTGGCAAAGTACAATTTAGCATCATTCTCTCTTCTACATAATAATCATCATTAATAAATCTTTTCATAGCAGTTTCAAATTCTAGTAGTTCCACACTAGATAGAAATCCTAAATTTCCGATATTCACTCCTAGTATTGGAATATTGGAGTTATTTAAATTACGAGATGTTCTTAATATAGTCCCATCTCCACCTAAAGCAACAATAATATCCAAATAGTTATATTTAATATTTTCAAGTCCAATGGAATCTTTAAACACAAATATATTAGTATCATCAATATATTGGCCAATAATATCTTTTACATATTTACCAATTTTCCCATCCTTATCTTTAGTGGTATTTATATTAATGCCAATGTTTTTCATATTTCCTCCTTACCATTTTGTACCAAACACTATAAATTATTCCCTTTTGAGACAATTTAAACTTGTATGAGCATCACTAACTAATAAAGCTACGTTATCTTCAACATAATCAACATAGCTATTTTTAGATTTAGTAAAATAAACTAGATACTCAATATTTCCATTAGGTCCTTTTATTGATGAATAATCAACATTAATAACCTTTACATTAAGGCTTTTAAGTAAATTTAGTACTCCAAGTATTACGTCGATATGGTCACTAGTTTTTTTAACCACACCTTTTTTATTCACTACACCTATACCTACTTCAAATTGTGGCTTAAGTAATGCCACAACACTACCATCATTTTTCAATAAATTTAATAAATTAGGAATAACTTTTTCAAGTGATATAAATGATACATCAATACTTGCAAAATCCGCAAGTTCGCAAATGCTGTCTTTATTTAAATATCTGATATTTGTTTTCTCCATAGAAACTACTCGAGAGTCCCCTCTCAATTTATCATCTAGCTGATTTGTTCCAACATCTATCGAGTATACTCTGCATGCTCCATGTTGGAGCATGCAGTCTGTAAACCCTCCTGTAGATGCGCCTATATCCATGCAAACCTTATCCTTAAGATCAATCTTAAAGGCATCTATAGCCTTTTGAAGTTTAAGCCCCCCCCTACTAACATAAGGGATGTCTTTACCAACAAACTCAATACTAGATGTAACATCAATTTTTTTTCCACACTTAGTAGTCCTAATACCATCGACAAATATATTTCCAGCAATAATATTTTCCTTTGCTCTTTCTCTTGAAAACAAAATGCCTCTTTCAACCACAATAACATCTAATCTCTCTTTATTTTCTATCATAAAAAACTCCTTAATCACTACTAAAATGTCGTTAAACTAATTTTAAAATACTATCAAAAATCCCATCCACATCTAGTTTATATAACTTATACAGTATATCAACTGACCCATGTGGAATAAATTCATCATTAAATCCTAAATTAATTACCTTCGCCTTCTTGTTCAATGAATTCACATATTCTAATACTAAAGAACCTAATCCACCATGAACTATATTATCTTCAATAGTAACTAACGAATATTTCTTATCTACAAGATCTAATAATAGTGTTTTATCAATAGGTTTGATAAAACATGCATTAACTACAGTAGCTTCTATTCCCATATTCAATAATTTTTCTCTAACTAATATTGCATTTTGTACCATTTTACCTGTAGCTATAAATGCTATTTTACCACCGCCAAGCAGAGTCTCCCATTTCCCCCGCTGTAAGTCATTAATAGGAGACATTTTAACATTTGGGTTATCTCCACCTCTAGGGTATCTTATAGCAATTGGATAATCTTGTTTAACTGCAAACGTAAGCATTGTCTTAAGTTCTCCTATACATTTAGGAGCCATAATTGTCATATTGGGAATATGCGATAAATATGATAAATCAAATATTCCTTGATGCGTTTCCCCATCTTGTCCAACAATGCCTGCCCTATCAATTGCAAAAATAACAGGTAAATTTTGAATACATACATCATGTAAAATTTGGTCATATGCTCGTTGCAAAAATGTAGAGTAAACTGCAAAAATCGGTTTAAGTCCTTGTGAAGCCATCCCTGCAGCCATAGTAACTGCATGTTGCTCTGCAATACCCACATCGAAAAATCTATTGTTGAATTTTTTTGAAAACGATTCTAGCCCTGTGCCTTCAGGCATTGCCGCCGTTATTGCCACTATATTTTTATTTTCCTTTGCTAGAGTTACAATCTGATCCCCAAATGCCTCAGAATAACTTTCCTTGTGACTACTACATAATTCTCCATTTGATGGATTAAATGGACCCACACCATGAAATTTATTTGGCTGCTCTTCAGCAAATTTATAACCCTTGCCTTTTTTAGTTATTACATGGATAATCACAGGTCCATCTGTTTTTTTTGCAAGTTTTAAGACCTTACTTACCTCTTTAATATCATGTCCATCTATGGGTCCTAAATAAGTTATACCCATATTTTCAAACAACATTCCCGGAACCACTACCTGTTTAATTCCGTTTTTTATCTTTTGAATTGAATTAATCATTCCATCACCTACATTAGGTATCTTTCTAAGCGTAGAATTTATTTCTTTTTTAATTCTATTATAAGTTGGGTCAATCCTAAATTGACTTAGATATTTGGACATGCCTCCCACATTTTTAGAAATAGACATTTGGTTATCATTTAGCACAATAATCATTTTAGTTTTTCTAAATCCTATATCGTTTAATGCCTCAAAAGACATACCACCCGTAAGAGCCCCATCACCTATAACTGAAATAACATTATAGTCTCCCTTTTGTAAATCACGAGCCCTTGCAATGCCAGCCCCTGCTGAAATAGAAGTACTACTATGTCCGGCTTCAAATACATCATATTTACTTTCTTCTCTTTTCGGAAAGCCACTTAATCCACCATAATTTCTAAGTAGATCAAATTTATCTTTTCTTCCCGTAAGAATTTTATGTACATATGATTGGTGTCCTACATCCCATATTAATTTATCTTTATCCAAATCAAAAACATTATATAAGCTTAATGTTAATTCCACTACGCCCAAATTAGAAGCTAGATGTCCTCCCGTTTTAGAGACTTTTTCAACTAAAAAGTGTCTAATTTCCTTTGCAAAGTCATTCAACTCTTGTATAGTCATTTTTTTTATATCATTTATATCATTAAAATTATCTAGTATTTTACTCATATATCTATCCTCTTTTATAAAATATATTATTTCACCCACATTTATGGAAATATTATATCATATAATATTATTTAATTCAAAAGCTATTTCGACTATAAAACCCATTTAATGACATCCAAAAGATACTTAATAATTTAAAATAGTTGTTTTATTTTTAATATTCCCTTCTCAATAAAGATTCCGTAATTTCTTCTAAATATTTAGTGTTCACCTTAATTTGTTTTAATATCTTAAAACACTCCTGAGTTAAATCATTACACTTTTGCTTGCATTTTTCTAAACCATACATTGTTATAAAAGTAGTTTTATTATTAAATTCATCGCTTTTTGTATTCTTTCCTAGAATAGCAACATCTCCAATTACATCTAATATATCATCCTTTATTTGAAATGCTAAACCTAATTTATCACCATACTCTTTTAAATAACATAAATCAGTCTCATCAGCATTTCCAAGGGTTGCACCACATACTACCGCCGCTTTTATTAGTTCCCCCGTTTTGTTTTTATGCATATACAGTAATTTTTCTTCTGATATTTTCATTCCTTCACTTAAGATATCACAAATTTGCCCAGCTATCATACCCTCTGCCCCAGAAGCTTTTGCTATAATATTACTTGCCTTAATTGTGTTTAAATTTCCATCTAAACATTGATCTAGCATTATTACCATAGCCTCATTTAATAACCCATCCCCTGCTAGGACCGCAATCGCCTCTCCATAAATCTTATGATTTGTAGGTTTTCCACGACGTAAATCATCATTATCCATACAAGGCAAATCATCATGAATAAGTGAGTATGTATGAATCATTTCAAGGGCCGCAGCAAAAGGTAATATATCTCTATAATCCTCCTTATACATACCATATGTAAGAAGCATTAAAATTGGTCTAACTCTTTTTCCTCCGACTTTTATACTGTAACTCATTGCCTCAAAGTTTTTACTATTCTTTTCAGACTTACCTTTAAAATAATCATCTATCCATTTTTCTACAGACTCTCTAAGCAATTGTATATTCATTTTATCCCTTCTTTCCATTATAATTATTAATTCACCTTCGGATACTTAATTCTTAATCTATTCCACATGAGGCGTAAAATCTTTTTCGCCCTCATCAGTTAATATTTTTATTTTACCTTCTGTGTCATTGAGAATTTTATACAAATTGTTGCATATCTTGACGCCTTCCTCATAATTTACCATTGTCCCTTCTAGTGTTATTTCATTTGAATCCATCACTTCTACAATTTTTTCAAGCCTTTCCATCATTGTTTCATAAGATTCTTTTTTCTTTGCCATTATAACTCCTCCAAATTGCTTATATTAAATCTAGCAGTGCCATCCTTTAATATAATCTTTACATCTTTAATATTTCTTAAAATACTAATTTCACTAATAACCTCATTTTCATGGGTTTGAAGTACGGCATACCCCCTGTTTAATACATTTAAAGGGTTATGTGCGTTCATTAGAGCATTCAACTTTGAAAGTTTCTGCTTTTCCATTGAAATTTTTGCATTAAATTTATAATTTAAATTTTCTCTTAAGTTATCTATATGCGTATATTGGTTAACTATAAAATTCAATGGATTATTTACTTTCAAAGTTTTACTTAGTAAATTAATTTTATTATATTCCTTAGTAAACTTAAATTCCACAGATCTTAACAAAAGTTCCCTAAGAGATTTAATTTCATTATTTAAATCTTTTAAATTTCTCACTGCTATTTCTGCAGCGGAGGATGGCGTTGGAGCTCTATGGTCACAAACAAAATCTGCTATAGTAAAATCAGTTTCATGACCAATACCAGTAATTATAGGGATCTTAGAATTATATATTGCATAAGCTAAATTTTCTTCATTGAATGCCCATAGTTCCTCAATTGAGCCTCCTCCTCTTGCAACAATAATTAAATCTACATTTTTGGAGTCATTGAAATATTTTATACCTTGTTCAATTTCAGAACTAGCACTTACTCCTTGAACAAGAGTCGGATATATTAACATGTTAACATTAGCATTACGTCTTGTTGCAACATTAATAATATCTTTAACAGCAGCACCTGTTTGTGATGTAACTATACCTATTCTCCTAGGAAATGATGGTATGATTTTTTTGTGTTCTTCATCAAACAATCCTAATTTCTGTAACTTCTCTTTTAAATTTTGAAAAGCTAAAAACAATTGCCCTTCTCCATCCGTCTCCATAGAGTCACAATAAACTTGATATGCACCACCCTTTTCATAAACCGAAACTCGCCCTCTAATTATAACATTCATACCATCCCTGGGTATAATAACAAGCTTTTGAGCCTGTGATTTAAACATTACACAATTTACTTTTCCAAATTCGTCTTTTAATGAGAAGTATATATGTCCACTACTATGTAATTTTACATTAGACAATTCTCCTTTAACATTAGCATTATTTAATATAAAATCACTATCTATTACTTTTTTAATATACCCGTTAAGGGCAGTTACTGTTATTACTTTAATAAACATTATCCCTCCACGAAGCGCAAGCATTTTTTATTAGCATCGTTGTAGTCATTAGTCCCGTTCCACCTGGAACTGGGGTAACAAAACTTGCATGATTAATAACATCGTCAAAATTTACATCTCCAGTAATTTTATCATCTATCATTGTAGTTCCAACATCTATAACAATTGCTCCCTTCTTAATAAATTCACTTGTCACAAAGCCTGGTTTACCAATAGCCGCAACTATTATATCTGCAGTTTTACAAACTTCTTTCAAATTCGTTGTTTTTGAATGACATATAGTTACGGTTGCATCTTCATTTAATAACAATTGAGCTACCGGTTTTCCAACAATATTGCTTCTACCAATAACAACTGCATGTTTGCCTTTAATATTACATCCCGTATTTTTAATCATTTCAATAACCCCTAATGCAGTACAAGGAATAAAGCTTTTATCCCCCTTATAAAATCTACCCATATTTACATCTGTTAATCCATCAATATCCTTTTTATATGAGATTTTAGAAGTGATTTCTTTCTCATTTAGGTTTTTAGGTAAAGGCAATTGAATTATTATTCCATCTACGCTATTATCCTCATTGAATTTTTCTATAATATCTATGATATCCTTTTGACTTATATCTTGCTCTAATTGAGTACAAGCGTATGAAATTCCTAATTTATTGCACAAGTTATTTTGACTTCTTACATATGATAAAGAACCTCCATCAGAGCCTACCAATATAGTTTTAATTGATGGTGCTCTAAGCCCCCTATCAACGCCATCTTTTATGATATTTTTAATCTCATCTCTGTAAGTCTCAACTATTAACTTACCATTAACTCTAATTCCCATATTCTTCTCTCCTTTTATACATTTTAAAATATTAACTAGTACCAGAATATTTTAACATAATTTTAATTGTTTTTTTTAAAAATAAAAAACTAATCAAATATACACCCTCAGATCTTGCATTACAAAGCCAATTTAACAGCTAATAGTTAGTACTATCAGATGTTAAATTGGTTAAGTAAGTCGCAATGTAGGCTAGTATACTGACTAGTTATCTTATTACTATTACTATATAATATTTTAAATCATCTTCGCGAGTATTCCATTTATAAATGCTGGAGAACTATCCTCACCATATTTCTTTGCTAG
Encoded here:
- a CDS encoding TlyA family RNA methyltransferase, whose amino-acid sequence is MIENKERLDVIVVERGILFSRERAKENIIAGNIFVDGIRTTKCGKKIDVTSSIEFVGKDIPYVSRGGLKLQKAIDAFKIDLKDKVCMDIGASTGGFTDCMLQHGACRVYSIDVGTNQLDDKLRGDSRVVSMEKTNIRYLNKDSICELADFASIDVSFISLEKVIPNLLNLLKNDGSVVALLKPQFEVGIGVVNKKGVVKKTSDHIDVILGVLNLLKSLNVKVINVDYSSIKGPNGNIEYLVYFTKSKNSYVDYVEDNVALLVSDAHTSLNCLKRE
- the dxs gene encoding 1-deoxy-D-xylulose-5-phosphate synthase; this encodes MSKILDNFNDINDIKKMTIQELNDFAKEIRHFLVEKVSKTGGHLASNLGVVELTLSLYNVFDLDKDKLIWDVGHQSYVHKILTGRKDKFDLLRNYGGLSGFPKREESKYDVFEAGHSSTSISAGAGIARARDLQKGDYNVISVIGDGALTGGMSFEALNDIGFRKTKMIIVLNDNQMSISKNVGGMSKYLSQFRIDPTYNRIKKEINSTLRKIPNVGDGMINSIQKIKNGIKQVVVPGMLFENMGITYLGPIDGHDIKEVSKVLKLAKKTDGPVIIHVITKKGKGYKFAEEQPNKFHGVGPFNPSNGELCSSHKESYSEAFGDQIVTLAKENKNIVAITAAMPEGTGLESFSKKFNNRFFDVGIAEQHAVTMAAGMASQGLKPIFAVYSTFLQRAYDQILHDVCIQNLPVIFAIDRAGIVGQDGETHQGIFDLSYLSHIPNMTIMAPKCIGELKTMLTFAVKQDYPIAIRYPRGGDNPNVKMSPINDLQRGKWETLLGGGKIAFIATGKMVQNAILVREKLLNMGIEATVVNACFIKPIDKTLLLDLVDKKYSLVTIEDNIVHGGLGSLVLEYVNSLNKKAKVINLGFNDEFIPHGSVDILYKLYKLDVDGIFDSILKLV
- a CDS encoding polyprenyl synthetase family protein gives rise to the protein MNIQLLRESVEKWIDDYFKGKSEKNSKNFEAMSYSIKVGGKRVRPILMLLTYGMYKEDYRDILPFAAALEMIHTYSLIHDDLPCMDNDDLRRGKPTNHKIYGEAIAVLAGDGLLNEAMVIMLDQCLDGNLNTIKASNIIAKASGAEGMIAGQICDILSEGMKISEEKLLYMHKNKTGELIKAAVVCGATLGNADETDLCYLKEYGDKLGLAFQIKDDILDVIGDVAILGKNTKSDEFNNKTTFITMYGLEKCKQKCNDLTQECFKILKQIKVNTKYLEEITESLLRREY
- a CDS encoding NAD(+)/NADH kinase encodes the protein MKNIGININTTKDKDGKIGKYVKDIIGQYIDDTNIFVFKDSIGLENIKYNYLDIIVALGGDGTILRTSRNLNNSNIPILGVNIGNLGFLSSVELLEFETAMKRFINDDYYVEERMMLNCTLPNRNELEKYTALNDIVVSKGTLARVVKYELHIDNKFYIDFTGDGLIIATPTGSTAYSLSAGGPIIYPNLDVIEVTPICPLSLSMRTIVLDSKSEISVNIKCEHESIFLTLDGQRAIKLNSYEKILVSVSEQKCRLVKFNDYNYFGILRKKIISRTADCEGEKDEDIASCKNN
- the spoIVB gene encoding SpoIVB peptidase — encoded protein: MKKRLNIFCLLITPILIIALGVCNQSIAVSAFDKPIQTLYSNNIINAKVNTNNVLSNHYIIEKGKKVKEDTDNMLKAKLTFVTKNKDIMVYPGGQPIGVKLNTKGVLVVALSDIDGVNGKTQSPASNAGVEIGDSIIKINNIVINHAEDISRFVNKEKNPELTLKIQRRNGSKIFDIKVKPTIDSTDGKQKIGLWVRDSTAGVGTLTLYDSRTNKFAALGHPITDSDTGTILSINNGVIISSNIVSIKKGTRGTPGELRGLFIDENKIKGQLINNTQCGIFGNGSESLINNKFNKPMKIGLRNEIKEGEAQILTTINGNEPELFKIEIQKLLSQDIPGSKSMIIKITDPRLLEKTGGIVQGMSGSPIIQNNKIVGAVTHVLINKPDVGYGIYIEWMLKDAGILSK
- a CDS encoding exodeoxyribonuclease VII small subunit, whose translation is MAKKKESYETMMERLEKIVEVMDSNEITLEGTMVNYEEGVKICNNLYKILNDTEGKIKILTDEGEKDFTPHVE
- the recN gene encoding DNA repair protein RecN — encoded protein: MLLQLNIMNFALIEKLSINFERGFNVLSGETGAGKSILIDAINYVLGGKFNKSLIRTGENKTYVEAIFTIDNQNNRDVLEEMDIDYEDTVFISRETFQSGKSIAKVNGKSLLLSKVKYISKNLLDIHGQHDNHNLLDKANHIFYVDSFGNERLRTAIIEYNDQYTRMISIKNRIIKLEGNEGERDKRIDFLNYQLEEIKNANLKIGEDEELLEKYAIVSNSENLEKHLSISYQLLYTSDEENPSVLYNLAIAIKELRTIEKHMDKIKEIADSIEESYFNIEESITEIRDLKESIYYDEKELEYMNSRISQINNCKKKYGSTIKEIYEYRDKIDVEYEELTNSSEIITSLKKEKIALEGEMRIIADEIHEIRCETAKKLQNKIKDELNYIGLEKSKFFIEVKLTDEFYKNGCDKVQFCIATNPGEPLNPLEEIVSGGELSRIMLALKTVFVDKDEIPTVIFDEIDTGISGRIAQCVAEKMYIISLNHQIFCVTHLPQIASMADINYLISKNVINDKTYTNIIRMNDNEKQQEIARMIGGTEVTKLTLENSKEMINLANNRKKK
- a CDS encoding bifunctional 5,10-methylenetetrahydrofolate dehydrogenase/5,10-methenyltetrahydrofolate cyclohydrolase, which codes for MGIRVNGKLIVETYRDEIKNIIKDGVDRGLRAPSIKTILVGSDGGSLSYVRSQNNLCNKLGISYACTQLEQDISQKDIIDIIEKFNEDNSVDGIIIQLPLPKNLNEKEITSKISYKKDIDGLTDVNMGRFYKGDKSFIPCTALGVIEMIKNTGCNIKGKHAVVIGRSNIVGKPVAQLLLNEDATVTICHSKTTNLKEVCKTADIIVAAIGKPGFVTSEFIKKGAIVIDVGTTMIDDKITGDVNFDDVINHASFVTPVPGGTGLMTTTMLIKNACASWRDNVY
- a CDS encoding arginine repressor; protein product: MKISRHAKIIEIIQSKDVETQEQLAQELKNNGFDITQATVSRDIKELKLIKVMNAHGTHIYSTSSPGDSFLSNKLVNIFSQTVLYVDNVDKFIVLKTISGAGAAAAEALDSLKFSGIVGTVAGDNTIFILVRNEEDCKDIIQKVKKMISE
- the xseA gene encoding exodeoxyribonuclease VII large subunit: MFIKVITVTALNGYIKKVIDSDFILNNANVKGELSNVKLHSSGHIYFSLKDEFGKVNCVMFKSQAQKLVIIPRDGMNVIIRGRVSVYEKGGAYQVYCDSMETDGEGQLFLAFQNLKEKLQKLGLFDEEHKKIIPSFPRRIGIVTSQTGAAVKDIINVATRRNANVNMLIYPTLVQGVSASSEIEQGIKYFNDSKNVDLIIVARGGGSIEELWAFNEENLAYAIYNSKIPIITGIGHETDFTIADFVCDHRAPTPSSAAEIAVRNLKDLNNEIKSLRELLLRSVEFKFTKEYNKINLLSKTLKVNNPLNFIVNQYTHIDNLRENLNYKFNAKISMEKQKLSKLNALMNAHNPLNVLNRGYAVLQTHENEVISEISILRNIKDVKIILKDGTARFNISNLEEL